One stretch of Eupeodes corollae chromosome 2, idEupCoro1.1, whole genome shotgun sequence DNA includes these proteins:
- the LOC129946986 gene encoding mitochondrial 2-oxoglutarate/malate carrier protein-like has product MSKPSAAPAPAAAPAPAAQQIPLVMKFVLGGSAGMGATCIVQPLDLVKTRMQISGVGGAAKEYKNSIDCLTKVITNEGPLAVYKGLGAGLLRQATYTTGRLGVYTYLNDFYKVKFNAEPLLLARMAMGVVAGACGAFIGTPAEVALIRMTADGRLPVEQRRNYTNVANALSRIVKEEGVATLWRGCVPTMGRAMIVNMAQLASYSQAKSMFIKNFEMKEGLQLHFVAAMLSGLITTIASMPVDIAKTRIQNMKYIDGKPEYKGAIDVLGRIARQEGILALWKGFTPYYCRLGPHTVFTFIFLENLNKLYFKHVLGTSGGSGL; this is encoded by the coding sequence ATGTCGAAACCTAGCGCAGCTCCCGCTCCCGCTGCTGCTCCAGCTCCCGCTGCTCAACAAATCCCCCTTgtaatgaaatttgttttaggcGGATCAGCTGGAATGGGGGCAACATGTATAGTTCAACCCCTTGACCTTGTTAAGACGAGAATGCAAATCTCGGGCGTTGGAGGAGCTGCCAAGGAATACAAGAACTCAATTGATTGTCTGACAAAGGTAATTACCAATGAAGGACCTCTGGCCGTTTACAAAGGACTCGGAGCTGGGCTTCTCAGGCAAGCTACTTACACAACCGGCCGCCTCGGAGTGTACACATATTTGAACGATTTCTACAAGGTCAAATTCAACGCAGAACCACTTCTGCTAGCTCGCATGGCCATGGGAGTGGTTGCTGGTGCCTGTGGTGCCTTCATTGGAACCCCAGCCGAAGTAGCTCTGATCCGGATGACAGCCGATGGCCGATTGCCTGTGGAGCAACGACGAAACTATACAAATGTAGCCAATGCCCTGTCACGAATTGTGAAAGAAGAGGGCGTCGCAACTCTTTGGCGTGGTTGTGTGCCGACAATGGGCAGAGCAATGATCGTCAATATGGCCCAGTTGGCATCTTATTCACAGGCCAAGAGCATGTTCATCAAAAATTTCGAAATGAAGGAAGGTCTTCAGTTGCATTTCGTGGCGGCAATGCTGTCGGGATTGATAACGACAATTGCATCTATGCCCGTGGACATAGCCAAGACCCGGATCCAGAACATGAAATATATAGACGGAAAACCCGAATACAAAGGAGCAATCGATGTTCTGGGAAGAATCGCCCGCCAAGAAGGTATTCTCGCCTTGTGGAAGGGCTTCACACCATACTACTGCCGTCTGGGGCCACACACAGTCTTCACATTCATCTTTTTGGAGAacctaaataaattatattttaagcaCGTTCTCGGAACAAGTGGCGGATCGGGCCTTTAA
- the LOC129946000 gene encoding mitochondrial 2-oxoglutarate/malate carrier protein-like: MSKPSAAPAPAAAPAPAAQQIPLGMKFVLGGSAGMAAACIVQPLDLVKTRMQISGVGGAAKEYKNSIDCLTKVITNEGPLAVYKGLGAGLLRQATYTTGRLGVYTYLNDFYKVKFNGEPLLLARMAMGVVAGACGAFIGTPAEVALIRMTADGRLPVEQRRNYTNVANALSRIVKEEGVATLWRGCVPTMGRAMIVNMAQLTSYSQAKSMFIKNFEMKEGLRLHFLAAMLSGLITTIASMPMDIAKTRIQNMKYIDGKPEYKGAIDVLGRIARQEGILALWKGFTPYYCRLGPHTVFTFIFLENLNKLYFKHVLGTSGGSGL; this comes from the coding sequence ATGTCGAAACCTAGCGCAGCTCCCGCTCCCGCTGCTGCTCCAGCTCCCGCTGCTCAACAAATCCCCCTTggaatgaaatttgttttaggcGGATCAGCTGGAATGGCGGCAGCATGTATAGTTCAACCTCTTGACCTTGTTAAGACGAGAATGCAAATCTCGGGCGTTGGAGGAGCTGCCAAGGAATACAAGAACTCAATTGATTGTCTGACAAAGGTAATTACCAATGAGGGACCTCTGGCCGTTTACAAAGGACTCGGAGCTGGGCTTCTCAGGCAAGCAACTTACACCACCGGCCGGCTCGGAGTGTACACATATTTGAACGATTTCTACAAGGTCAAATTCAACGGAGAACCACTTCTACTAGCTCGCATGGCCATGGGAGTGGTTGCTGGTGCCTGTGGTGCCTTCATTGGAACCCCAGCCGAAGTAGCTCTGATCCGGATGACAGCCGATGGCCGATTGCCTGTGGAGCAACGACGAAACTATACAAATGTAGCCAATGCCTTGTCACGAATTGTCAAAGAAGAGGGCGTTGCAACTCTTTGGCGTGGTTGTGTGCCGACAATGGGCAGAGCAATGATCGTCAATATGGCCCAGTTGACATCTTATTCACAGGCCAAGAGCATGTTCATCAAAAATTTCGAAATGAAGGAAGGTCTTCGGTTGCATTTCTTGGCGGCAATGCTGTCGGGATTGATAACGACAATTGCATCTATGCCCATGGACATAGCCAAGACCCGGATCCAGAACATGAAATATATCGACGGAAAACCCGAATACAAAGGAGCAATCGATGTTCTGGGAAGAATCGCCCGCCAAGAAGGTATTCTCGCCTTGTGGAAGGGCTTCACACCATACTACTGCCGTCTGGGGCCACACACAGTCTTCACATTCATCTTTTTGGAGAacctaaataaattatattttaagcaCGTTCTCGGAACAAGTGGCGGATCGGGCCTTTAA
- the LOC129946768 gene encoding mitochondrial 2-oxoglutarate/malate carrier protein-like, protein MPKPSAAPAPAAAPAPAAAPAPAAKRIPLGMKFILGGAAGMGATCIVQPLDLVKTRMQISGVGGAAKEYKNSIDCLTKVITNEGPLAIYKGIGAGLLRQATYTTSRLGVYTYLNDFYKVKFNEKPTLLVYLAMGVVAGACGAFIGTPFEVALIRMTADGRLPVERRRNYKNVANALSRIVKEEGVTTLWRGCMPTMSRAMVVNMAQLASYSQAKSMFKKYEMKEGLRLHFVAAMMSGFITTIASMHVDIAKTRVQNMTYIDGKPEYKGAIDVMGRIARQEGILALWKGFTPTYCRLGPHTVLVLVFLEKLNKLYFKHVLGTSSGSGL, encoded by the coding sequence ATGCCGAAACCTAGCGCAGCTCCCGCTCCCGCTGCTGCTCCCGCTCCCGCTGCTGCTCCAGCTCCCGCTGCTAAACGAATCCCCCTTGGAATGAAATTCATTTTAGGCGGAGCAGCTGGAATGGGGGCAACATGTATAGTTCAACCTCTTGACCTTGTTAAGACGAGAATGCAAATCTCGGGCGTTGGAGGAGCTGCCAAGGAATACAAGAACTCAATTGATTGTCTGACAAAGGTAATTACCAATGAAGGACCTCTGGCCATTTACAAAGGAATCGGAGCTGGGCTTCTCAGGCAAGCTACTTACACAACCAGCCGGCTCGGAGTGTACACATATTTGAACGATTTCTACAAGGTCAAATTCAACGAAAAACCAACTCTGCTAGTTTACTTGGCTATGGGAGTGGTTGCTGGTGCCTGTGGTGCCTTCATTGGAACCCCATTCGAAGTAGCTCTGATCCGGATGACAGCCGATGGCCGATTGCCTGTGGAGCGACGACGAAACTATAAAAATGTAGCCAATGCCTTGTCACGAATTGTGAAAGAAGAGGGCGTCACAACTCTTTGGCGTGGATGCATGCCGACAATGAGCAGAGCAATGGTTGTCAATATGGCCCAGTTGGCATCTTATTCACAGGCCAAGAGCATGTTCAAGAAATACGAAATGAAGGAAGGTCTTCGGTTGCATTTCGTGGCGGCAATGATGTCGGGATTCATAACGACAATTGCATCTATGCACGTGGACATAGCCAAGACCCGGGTCCAGAACATGACATATATAGACGGAAAACCCGAATACAAAGGAGCAATCGATGTTATGGGAAGAATCGCCCGCCAAGAAGGTATTCTCGCCTTGTGGAAGGGCTTCACACCAACCTACTGCCGTCTGGGGCCACACACAGTCTTGGTACTCGTCTTTTTGGAGAagctaaataaattatattttaagcaCGTTCTCGGAACAAGTAGCGGATCGGGCCTTTAA